In one Nisaea sediminum genomic region, the following are encoded:
- a CDS encoding PDDEXK family nuclease, giving the protein MTTLYKIDGSGLVPVKRSSLANEAMLQGWVAKDPSIVGLDVLVIGREVTIENGGRIDILAIDREGDLSIIELKRDRTPREVIAQVLDYASWVAGLTTKDVHEIANRKLNGSLTDAFKERFETSLPETLNGNHNMVIVASEFDASSERIVKYLANVHGVAINTAFFTIFEENGQQLLATDWLMDQQQVVERSESKKKAPWTGYYYVNAGDDTNVRWWEDMRQFGFIAAGYGRFYSQRLEQLSAGDPVYVYQKGQGYVGFGIVRSPSVMAKDFVLSDGRSLSEVHLRQPNILHDPDDPEIADYVVGVEWKKTVPIADAKTFSGVFANQNVVCKLTHPATLDFLATEFGSVDADE; this is encoded by the coding sequence ATGACAACTCTCTACAAGATCGATGGTAGCGGTCTCGTCCCGGTCAAGCGTTCGTCATTGGCCAATGAAGCCATGTTGCAAGGCTGGGTCGCGAAAGATCCCAGCATTGTAGGCCTGGACGTTCTCGTGATTGGCCGGGAAGTAACCATCGAGAACGGCGGACGGATTGATATTCTCGCCATCGACCGCGAAGGTGACCTCTCGATCATCGAGCTGAAGCGGGACAGAACGCCGCGCGAAGTCATTGCACAGGTACTCGACTACGCGAGCTGGGTTGCCGGGCTGACGACGAAAGACGTGCACGAGATCGCGAATAGAAAGCTCAATGGGTCCCTGACGGATGCCTTCAAAGAGCGGTTCGAAACCTCCTTGCCGGAAACCCTGAACGGCAACCACAACATGGTCATCGTCGCCAGCGAGTTCGATGCATCGTCCGAGCGTATCGTGAAGTACCTCGCCAACGTGCACGGTGTGGCAATCAACACCGCCTTCTTCACGATATTCGAAGAGAACGGCCAGCAGCTTCTCGCCACAGATTGGCTGATGGACCAGCAGCAGGTTGTCGAACGCTCCGAGAGCAAAAAGAAGGCGCCCTGGACAGGATACTATTACGTCAACGCCGGCGATGACACCAACGTCCGCTGGTGGGAAGACATGCGGCAGTTTGGCTTCATCGCCGCAGGCTACGGTCGTTTCTACTCCCAGCGCTTAGAACAACTTAGCGCCGGCGATCCAGTTTACGTTTATCAGAAAGGGCAAGGCTACGTTGGCTTCGGCATAGTAAGAAGCCCCTCCGTCATGGCCAAAGACTTCGTGCTGTCGGACGGTCGATCACTCAGCGAAGTGCACCTTCGGCAACCGAATATCCTCCACGACCCGGACGACCCTGAAATTGCCGATTATGTAGTCGGCGTCGAATGGAAGAAGACTGTCCCAATTGCCGATGCAAAGACATTCTCTGGCGTATTTGCCAACCAGAATGTCGTCTGCAAGCTAACCCATCCGGCGACCCTCGATTTCTTAGCCACCGAATTTGGTAGCGTTGATGCGGATGAGTAA